A portion of the Streptomyces platensis genome contains these proteins:
- a CDS encoding acyltransferase — translation MLWLRTTARRRRRPLFRGASAVAVADRTPADRDRALDGLRALALLAVPVGHWLIGGFTLDGGGALHNASLLTAVGGLAPASWVLQMLGIFFLVGGHASVLSLRRAAGRGESTRSWLGGRLVRLGRPVLGVTAVWAMLLPLLYGLGVPEATLRTGATLVIQPLWFVGVYAVITALTPCCVRAARWMGAWAAAPLAASVAVVDFLRYGPYAEAMPPWLSLLNLLPGWMFAYQLGVSWGERRLGRRAAWSLLLGGAAVFAALLLFFHYPTSMVGVPGQHRTNSHPPSLLVLALAAAQSGAAVLLRDRLARLLRRPALWAPVALVNLSALTILCWHQTAMLSLAVPASFLGQFPGLTASPDGLGWLLARFAWLPVFAAALLLIGRTTRRFEAPWTGVTGARRAAAALLAAGFGAFALGLA, via the coding sequence ATGCTCTGGCTGCGCACCACTGCCCGGCGCCGCAGACGCCCGCTCTTCAGGGGCGCGTCCGCGGTGGCCGTGGCGGACCGTACGCCCGCGGACCGCGACCGAGCGCTGGACGGTCTGCGGGCGCTGGCACTGCTCGCCGTCCCCGTCGGCCACTGGCTGATCGGCGGCTTCACCCTGGACGGCGGGGGCGCGCTGCACAACGCCAGCCTGCTGACCGCCGTCGGCGGGCTCGCGCCCGCCAGTTGGGTCCTCCAGATGCTCGGGATCTTCTTCCTGGTGGGCGGGCACGCGTCGGTGCTGTCCTTGCGGCGCGCCGCCGGGCGGGGCGAGTCCACCCGGTCCTGGCTGGGCGGCCGGCTGGTGCGGCTGGGCCGTCCGGTGCTCGGGGTGACGGCCGTCTGGGCGATGCTGCTGCCCCTCCTGTACGGGCTGGGCGTGCCGGAGGCGACGCTGCGGACCGGGGCGACGCTGGTGATCCAGCCGCTGTGGTTCGTCGGCGTGTACGCGGTGATCACCGCGCTGACGCCGTGCTGTGTGCGCGCCGCCCGGTGGATGGGTGCCTGGGCCGCGGCCCCCCTGGCGGCGTCCGTGGCCGTCGTGGACTTCCTGCGCTACGGGCCGTACGCGGAGGCGATGCCGCCGTGGCTGAGCCTGCTCAACCTCCTGCCCGGCTGGATGTTCGCCTATCAGCTCGGCGTCTCCTGGGGCGAGCGGCGGCTCGGCCGCCGCGCCGCCTGGTCGCTGCTGCTCGGCGGCGCCGCGGTGTTCGCCGCGCTGCTGCTCTTCTTCCACTACCCGACGAGCATGGTCGGCGTCCCCGGGCAGCACCGGACGAACTCCCACCCGCCGTCGCTGCTGGTCCTGGCGCTGGCCGCGGCCCAGTCCGGCGCGGCGGTGCTGCTCCGGGACCGGCTCGCCCGGCTGCTGCGCCGGCCCGCTCTGTGGGCCCCGGTGGCGCTGGTCAACCTCTCGGCGCTGACGATCCTGTGCTGGCACCAGACGGCGATGCTCTCGCTGGCCGTACCGGCGTCCTTCCTGGGGCAGTTCCCCGGGCTGACGGCGTCACCCGACGGCCTCGGCTGGCTCCTGGCCCGGTTCGCCTGGCTGCCGGTGTTCGCCGCCGCGCTGCTGCTCATCGGCCGCACGACCCGCCGTTTCGAGGCGCCCTGGACCGGTGTCACCGGGGCCCGCCGGGCCGCCGCCGCCCTCCTGGCCGCCGGATTCGGAGCGTTCGCACTGGGGCTGGCGTAG
- a CDS encoding MFS transporter yields MSSQTPVAEAAPDLPVPAPPKGLRGHPWLTLFSVAIGVMMVALDGTIVAIANPAIKQDLGASLADVQWITNGYMLALAIALITAGKLGDRFGHRQTFLIGILGFAAASAAIGFSGEVALVITFRVLQGLFGALLMPAALGLLRATFPAEKLNMAIGIWGMVIGASTAGGPIVGGLLVEHVNWQSVFFINVPVGVLALVLGLVILKDHRAENAPRSFDIPGIVLLSGAMFCLIWPLIKAGEWHWDSMKTWGFLIASVVLFALFALLESKVRAPLIPLRMFRSLPLTAGTVLMVLMAFAFMGGLFFVTFYLQNVHGMTPVDSGLHLLPLTGMMIVGSPLAGALITKFGPRIPLVGGMVLTAVAMYGMSGLDTGTGTGLMSLWFALLGLGLAPVMVGATEVIVGNAPLELSGVAGGLQQAAMQVGGSLGTAVLGAVMASRVDSDLPDNWRSAGLPPVPPAQSSQLSDAVSAGIAPIPKGTPPEFAQKITSVAHDTFVSGMAQAFTVACGVAVLAAVVAFFTKRGANAEAGAGVGHI; encoded by the coding sequence ATGAGTTCTCAGACCCCGGTCGCCGAAGCGGCGCCGGACCTCCCCGTACCGGCTCCCCCCAAGGGGCTGCGCGGTCATCCGTGGCTGACCCTCTTCTCCGTCGCCATCGGCGTCATGATGGTCGCCCTGGACGGCACGATCGTCGCCATCGCCAACCCGGCCATCAAGCAGGACCTCGGCGCCTCGCTCGCCGACGTGCAGTGGATCACCAACGGCTACATGCTCGCGCTGGCCATCGCACTGATCACCGCGGGCAAGCTGGGTGACCGCTTCGGCCACCGCCAGACCTTCCTCATCGGCATCCTCGGTTTCGCCGCCGCCTCCGCCGCCATCGGGTTCTCCGGGGAGGTCGCGCTGGTCATCACCTTCCGGGTGCTCCAGGGCCTGTTCGGTGCGCTGCTGATGCCCGCCGCGCTGGGGCTGCTGCGTGCCACCTTCCCGGCGGAGAAGCTCAACATGGCGATCGGCATCTGGGGCATGGTCATCGGCGCCTCCACCGCCGGCGGCCCGATAGTCGGCGGACTGCTGGTCGAGCACGTCAACTGGCAGTCCGTGTTCTTCATCAACGTCCCGGTCGGTGTGCTGGCCCTCGTCCTCGGCCTGGTGATCCTCAAGGACCACCGCGCGGAGAACGCCCCCCGCTCGTTCGACATCCCGGGCATCGTGCTGCTCTCCGGCGCGATGTTCTGCCTCATCTGGCCGCTGATCAAGGCGGGGGAGTGGCACTGGGACAGCATGAAGACCTGGGGCTTCCTGATCGCCTCCGTGGTCCTCTTCGCGCTGTTCGCCCTCCTGGAGAGCAAGGTCCGCGCACCGCTCATCCCGCTGCGGATGTTCCGCTCCCTGCCGCTGACCGCCGGCACCGTCCTGATGGTGCTGATGGCCTTCGCCTTCATGGGCGGCCTGTTCTTCGTGACGTTCTACCTCCAGAACGTGCACGGCATGACGCCCGTCGACAGCGGCCTGCACCTGCTGCCGCTCACCGGCATGATGATCGTCGGCTCGCCGCTGGCCGGCGCCCTGATCACCAAGTTCGGCCCGCGCATCCCGCTGGTCGGCGGCATGGTCCTCACCGCCGTCGCCATGTACGGCATGTCCGGCCTCGACACCGGCACGGGCACCGGCCTGATGTCCCTCTGGTTCGCGCTGCTCGGCCTGGGCCTCGCGCCCGTCATGGTCGGCGCCACCGAGGTCATCGTCGGCAACGCCCCGCTGGAGCTCTCCGGTGTCGCCGGCGGCCTCCAGCAGGCCGCGATGCAGGTCGGTGGCAGCCTCGGTACGGCAGTGCTCGGCGCGGTGATGGCCTCCCGCGTCGACAGCGACCTCCCGGACAACTGGCGGTCGGCCGGCCTCCCGCCGGTCCCGCCCGCCCAGTCGTCCCAGCTCTCCGACGCGGTCTCGGCCGGTATCGCCCCGATCCCGAAGGGCACCCCGCCGGAGTTCGCCCAGAAGATCACCTCCGTCGCCCACGACACCTTCGTCTCCGGCATGGCCCAGGCCTTCACGGTCGCCTGTGGTGTGGCGGTCCTCGCGGCGGTCGTCGCCTTCTTCACCAAGCGCGGCGCGAACGCCGAGGCGGGCGCCGGCGTCGGCCACATCTGA
- a CDS encoding sensor histidine kinase, whose translation MTVRASTPDRGPAPRPGREPARQRVLRAARQALRVLAVELGTPTEPGTPLLGSVRSPWLRRLPYVVAFGFAVSLLPTSINVLGNDYGLEGGLVGALATAQTVPLLLAVTRPLQAWWVIFAADVLGAVALIGADGVAGRAWPWPPMEIVGYLALMLALSLRERRRTLTAVWLTTGVAGLLSQVFTPDRSNNTWVLMFVLTGVVLMMGATLRERGDAQRKLIEQETISEAERARRTLLEERTRIARELHDVVAHHMSVITVQAASAPYRISGLPGEAEEEFGAIAATARESLAEMRRLLGVLRSEEAEQQGGPEKTPQPGIGMLAKLVEGTVRAGVPVELALPEEPVALEPAVDLSAYRIVQEALANVVRHAPGAPTRVSVTVAADGARLTVLIVNSAPSAPSAPLETTGTGHGLIGMRERVRLVDGSLDTGPLPDGGFRVAARLPLAPPPSQASPLSTTKDAHSV comes from the coding sequence ATGACTGTACGAGCTTCCACCCCCGACCGTGGGCCGGCTCCGCGCCCTGGGCGTGAGCCGGCCCGGCAACGGGTGCTGCGCGCCGCACGGCAGGCGCTGCGCGTCCTGGCCGTGGAGCTCGGCACCCCGACCGAGCCCGGCACCCCGCTGCTGGGCAGCGTCCGGAGTCCCTGGCTGCGCCGCCTGCCCTATGTGGTCGCGTTCGGGTTCGCGGTGTCCCTGCTGCCGACCAGCATCAATGTCCTCGGCAACGACTACGGCCTGGAGGGCGGGCTGGTCGGTGCGCTCGCCACCGCGCAGACCGTGCCGTTGCTGCTCGCGGTGACCCGGCCGCTCCAGGCCTGGTGGGTGATCTTCGCGGCGGATGTGCTCGGTGCCGTGGCGCTGATCGGCGCCGACGGTGTCGCGGGCCGCGCCTGGCCCTGGCCGCCCATGGAGATCGTCGGCTATCTCGCCCTGATGCTGGCGCTGTCCCTGCGCGAGCGCCGGCGCACCCTGACCGCCGTCTGGCTGACGACCGGTGTGGCGGGCCTGCTCTCCCAGGTGTTCACCCCCGACCGCAGCAACAACACCTGGGTGCTCATGTTCGTCCTCACCGGTGTGGTGCTGATGATGGGCGCCACACTGCGCGAACGCGGCGATGCCCAGCGCAAGTTGATCGAGCAGGAGACCATCAGCGAAGCCGAGCGCGCCCGCCGGACGCTGCTGGAGGAGCGCACCCGGATCGCCCGTGAGCTGCACGATGTCGTCGCCCACCACATGTCGGTGATCACCGTCCAGGCGGCCAGCGCGCCGTACCGCATCAGCGGGCTGCCCGGGGAGGCCGAGGAGGAGTTCGGGGCGATCGCGGCGACCGCCCGGGAGTCGCTGGCGGAGATGCGCCGGCTGCTCGGGGTGCTGCGCAGCGAGGAGGCGGAGCAGCAGGGCGGTCCGGAGAAGACCCCGCAGCCCGGGATCGGGATGCTGGCAAAACTGGTCGAGGGGACCGTACGGGCGGGTGTGCCGGTCGAGTTGGCGCTGCCGGAGGAGCCGGTGGCGCTCGAACCGGCGGTGGATCTGTCGGCGTACCGCATCGTTCAGGAGGCGCTGGCCAATGTGGTGCGGCATGCCCCGGGGGCGCCGACCCGGGTGTCGGTGACCGTGGCCGCGGACGGCGCACGGCTGACCGTGCTGATCGTCAACTCCGCGCCGTCCGCGCCCTCCGCGCCCCTGGAGACCACCGGCACCGGCCATGGCCTCATCGGTATGCGGGAGCGGGTCCGGCTGGTGGACGGTTCGCTCGACACCGGGCCGCTGCCCGACGGCGGCTTCCGGGTCGCCGCCCGGCTCCCCCTCGCCCCGCCGCCTTCCCAGGCGTCTCCCCTCTCCACGACAAAGGATGCCCACTCCGTATGA
- a CDS encoding TetR/AcrR family transcriptional regulator translates to MATPTPHSAPAGLRERKKQRTRDALIRAALELFTEQGYETTTIDEIAEAVDVSQRTYFRYFANKEDVAFAVQEMVEARFLEVLAERPAAEAPLTALRSAVTVAWDDIGGAIESVIPVELYMRSFRMIESTPALIAVHLRRSSEMEEQIARLIARREGLDVDTDPRPRVLVAAFCGVMRVAGQVWGEGQECSVASIHELTTSYLDHIGPAMEDDWRAR, encoded by the coding sequence ATGGCGACCCCGACGCCGCATTCGGCGCCCGCGGGCCTGCGGGAACGCAAGAAGCAGCGCACCCGCGACGCGCTGATCCGCGCGGCGCTCGAACTGTTCACGGAGCAGGGATACGAGACGACGACGATCGACGAGATCGCGGAGGCGGTGGATGTCTCCCAGCGGACGTACTTCCGCTACTTCGCGAACAAGGAGGACGTCGCCTTCGCCGTCCAGGAGATGGTCGAGGCGCGCTTCCTCGAAGTGCTGGCCGAGCGACCCGCGGCGGAGGCGCCGCTGACCGCCCTGCGCAGCGCCGTGACGGTGGCCTGGGACGACATCGGCGGCGCCATCGAGTCGGTGATCCCGGTCGAGCTGTACATGCGCTCGTTCCGGATGATCGAGTCGACGCCCGCCCTGATTGCCGTGCATCTGCGGCGCTCCTCCGAAATGGAGGAGCAGATAGCGCGGCTGATCGCCCGGCGCGAGGGACTGGATGTGGACACCGATCCCCGGCCGCGGGTGCTGGTCGCCGCGTTCTGCGGGGTGATGCGGGTGGCGGGCCAGGTGTGGGGCGAGGGTCAGGAGTGCAGCGTGGCGTCGATCCACGAGCTGACCACGTCGTACCTGGACCACATCGGGCCGGCGATGGAGGACGACTGGCGCGCGCGCTGA
- a CDS encoding alpha/beta hydrolase translates to MNSFSGLGPSSGVLQSTAWRAALALAVVFVMLAITGWTAVRGSTEDTNPLATARNSWQHATFLGRPLPDPQGPPAALRAFFATLSRAEKQQLSDRYPLVVGNMGGAPVKLRYRANRTAIDDARRVEKRRMNDQRLTPVGRQEAGRLMHRLASMMSPGRQILAFDPAGGGRAAEVFGNLPAAHRVSVVVPGVDTNLTTFERTARATTAPVGMARALYGAEREARPSARTAVIAWADFTSPPGIGVEAATGKLAADGAVRLRALVNSLPSSDTVSLFCHSYGSVVCGVAARDLPSNVGDIAVAGSPGMRAENRARLGTQARVWAMRDSDDWIQDIPNLEVGGLGHGADPVDPSFGSRILSADGAVGHAGYFAPGTRSLRNFALVGVGATDTVDCASDDPQCRTELV, encoded by the coding sequence GTGAATTCCTTCTCGGGCCTCGGCCCCTCCTCCGGTGTCCTTCAGTCCACGGCCTGGCGTGCCGCCCTCGCTCTGGCGGTGGTCTTCGTCATGCTCGCCATAACGGGCTGGACGGCAGTCAGAGGCAGCACGGAGGACACCAACCCGTTGGCCACGGCCAGGAACTCCTGGCAGCACGCCACCTTCCTCGGACGCCCGCTGCCCGACCCCCAGGGTCCGCCGGCCGCGCTCCGGGCCTTCTTCGCCACCCTCAGCCGGGCCGAGAAGCAGCAGCTCTCCGACCGTTATCCGCTGGTCGTGGGCAATATGGGCGGCGCCCCCGTGAAGCTGCGCTACCGCGCCAACCGGACGGCGATCGACGACGCCCGGCGCGTCGAGAAGCGCCGGATGAACGACCAGCGGCTCACCCCCGTCGGCCGTCAGGAGGCGGGCCGGCTGATGCACCGCCTCGCCTCGATGATGAGCCCCGGCCGGCAGATCCTGGCCTTCGATCCGGCCGGCGGCGGCCGGGCCGCCGAGGTCTTCGGCAATCTCCCGGCGGCCCACCGGGTGTCCGTCGTGGTGCCCGGCGTGGACACCAACCTGACGACCTTCGAGCGCACCGCTCGGGCGACCACCGCCCCGGTCGGCATGGCGCGCGCCCTCTACGGCGCCGAGCGGGAGGCCCGGCCGAGCGCCCGTACGGCCGTGATCGCCTGGGCCGACTTCACCTCGCCCCCCGGTATCGGCGTCGAGGCCGCCACCGGGAAGCTCGCCGCGGACGGTGCGGTCCGGCTGCGCGCCCTGGTGAACTCGCTGCCCTCGTCCGACACCGTCTCGCTCTTCTGCCACAGCTACGGCTCCGTGGTGTGCGGGGTCGCGGCCCGGGACCTGCCGTCCAACGTCGGGGACATCGCGGTGGCCGGCAGCCCCGGTATGCGGGCCGAGAACCGCGCCAGGCTGGGCACCCAGGCCCGGGTCTGGGCGATGCGGGACTCCGACGACTGGATCCAGGACATCCCCAACCTGGAGGTCGGCGGGCTCGGCCACGGCGCCGACCCGGTCGATCCGTCCTTCGGCTCCCGGATCCTGTCGGCCGACGGCGCCGTCGGGCACGCCGGGTACTTCGCGCCGGGCACCCGCAGCCTGCGCAACTTCGCGCTGGTCGGGGTCGGCGCGACGGACACCGTCGACTGTGCGTCCGACGACCCGCAGTGCCGCACCGAGCTGGTCTGA
- a CDS encoding DUF4429 domain-containing protein, whose protein sequence is MGDVLAGFHAVWEFDTDSVLIRFERGIRRPKLFQALGERRIPYEALSSVEVTGGRRGTVVLHAMPRHGADPLMEAANGQLKEDSDPYRLVLPADRETLAEYYADELRTVLGPDAKEPADRHLVAAPEPPLHFKAYDGKASFDGHAVAFRWFWTGASSAKWKCGDQTFPVGELAGVEWRSPEILNGYLRLLERGAREPETGEADQDPAAVVFGLGYGPVHESLPFAASVLQAVRAAEQVQETPEGAPVRHRTGETRRDPADIADRIRHLGELHGAGLLTDDEFSTKKAELLAEL, encoded by the coding sequence ATGGGTGATGTGCTGGCCGGTTTTCATGCCGTCTGGGAGTTCGACACGGACTCCGTACTCATCCGCTTCGAACGGGGGATCCGCAGGCCGAAGCTGTTCCAGGCGCTCGGCGAGCGACGTATTCCGTACGAGGCGCTGAGTTCCGTCGAGGTGACCGGGGGCAGACGTGGCACGGTGGTGCTGCACGCCATGCCCCGGCACGGCGCCGATCCCCTGATGGAAGCGGCGAACGGGCAGCTCAAGGAGGACTCCGACCCCTATCGGCTGGTGCTGCCGGCCGACCGCGAGACGCTGGCCGAGTACTACGCCGACGAGCTGCGCACCGTGCTCGGCCCCGATGCGAAGGAGCCCGCCGACCGCCATCTGGTGGCCGCGCCGGAGCCCCCGCTGCACTTCAAGGCGTACGACGGCAAGGCGTCCTTCGACGGGCACGCGGTCGCCTTCCGGTGGTTCTGGACAGGTGCGTCCTCGGCCAAGTGGAAGTGCGGCGACCAGACGTTCCCCGTCGGCGAGTTGGCCGGGGTCGAATGGCGGTCGCCGGAGATCCTCAACGGCTATCTGCGCCTGTTGGAGCGCGGGGCCCGCGAGCCGGAAACGGGCGAGGCGGACCAGGATCCGGCCGCCGTGGTGTTCGGGCTGGGGTACGGCCCGGTGCACGAGTCGCTGCCGTTCGCGGCCTCGGTGCTCCAGGCCGTACGCGCCGCCGAGCAGGTGCAGGAGACACCGGAGGGCGCGCCGGTACGCCACCGGACCGGGGAGACGCGCCGCGATCCCGCGGACATCGCGGACCGGATACGGCACCTCGGCGAGCTGCACGGCGCCGGTCTGCTGACCGACGACGAGTTCAGCACGAAGAAGGCCGAACTGCTGGCGGAGCTGTAG
- a CDS encoding response regulator, translated as MTTRVIIVDDQAMVRAGFAALLAAQSDIDVVGDAPDGVQGVALSRRTHPDVVLMDVRMPEMDGLEAARQLLAPPAGVTHRPKVLMLTTFDVDDYVYEALRAGASGFLLKDAPPADLISAVRVVAAGEALLAPSVTRRLIADFARSGPVARKGRPALRLNGLTPRETEVLELIARGLSNLEIADALIVAEQTVKTHVSRVLAKLDLRDRAQAVIFAYESGLVSPGER; from the coding sequence ATGACCACGCGCGTGATCATCGTCGACGACCAGGCCATGGTGCGTGCGGGTTTCGCCGCGCTGCTCGCCGCGCAGAGCGACATCGATGTGGTGGGCGACGCCCCGGACGGGGTGCAGGGCGTGGCCCTGAGCCGCCGGACGCACCCCGATGTGGTGCTGATGGATGTGCGGATGCCGGAGATGGACGGGCTGGAGGCGGCCCGTCAGCTGCTCGCGCCGCCCGCCGGGGTCACCCACCGTCCGAAGGTGCTGATGCTGACCACGTTCGATGTCGACGACTATGTCTACGAGGCACTGCGCGCGGGCGCGTCCGGCTTTCTCCTCAAGGACGCGCCGCCGGCCGATCTGATCTCCGCGGTCCGGGTGGTGGCGGCCGGTGAGGCGCTGCTCGCACCGTCCGTGACCCGGCGGCTGATCGCCGATTTCGCCCGCTCGGGACCGGTCGCGCGAAAGGGCCGGCCCGCGCTGCGGCTGAACGGGCTCACCCCGCGCGAGACGGAGGTCCTGGAGCTGATCGCCCGCGGGCTGTCGAACCTGGAGATCGCCGATGCGCTGATCGTCGCCGAGCAGACCGTGAAGACCCATGTCAGCCGGGTGCTCGCCAAGTTGGACCTCCGGGACCGCGCACAGGCCGTGATCTTCGCGTATGAGTCGGGGCTGGTCTCGCCCGGGGAGCGGTAG